A DNA window from Molothrus ater isolate BHLD 08-10-18 breed brown headed cowbird chromosome 2, BPBGC_Mater_1.1, whole genome shotgun sequence contains the following coding sequences:
- the RAI2 gene encoding retinoic acid-induced protein 2 encodes MEELYKDAPNLPMDVTNSPSAMANNKLENGVAQLITAEAWNINSADLMKKALSPLVTVPAPSILTPPAESQSGVALKVAATVLQPICLGDSPVVLPIHLQVAGSAAPQMPATNAATPYVMTTQGPVPLPVLLEQHVFQHLNSPLVLPPGAACPASPLHAGLFSGTATPVGQPQLLDPKPSGQAQEPVLPPVFQTPGFAAVLQDLFPSQGALGSAPCQPPPDYATLPPQAFSSPLSPLVPPATLLVPYPVIVPLPVPIPIPIPVPIPVPHGAEAKAAPDPPKPPLFTPQSCKGTQTPLEKEETKPFELLHPREFPQLSRHTVIKMGGENEALDLSMKGPPAHRASEAVPPPPPPPPPPPEDGALDLSLASCRKPGAPHGEAAGSGPATTAEVGAHPAPDKLPGPAAPFGPCKPPEAAGKAEGRAAGGGAAELLRQPQKWLVEQAGRAGCEPKAGNNIEIVSTSQTAKVIVSVKDAVPTIFCGKIKGLSGVSTKNFSFKRDLPQDSVLQCYDVKSPPEPRDSAEALRKPVKNRSVKLKKMNSPEIHILPIKKQRLAAFFPRK; translated from the coding sequence ATGGAGGAGCTGTACAAGGATGCCCCCAACCTGCCTATGGACGTCACCAACTCACCCTCGGCGATGGCCAACAACAAGCTGGAAAATGGGGTGGCTCAGCTGATCACAGCAGAGGCTTGGAATATCAATTCGGCCGACCTGATGAAGAAAGCCCTTTCCCCGCTGGTGACAGTCCCTGCGCCCTCCATCCTGACGCCACCGGCCGAGTCGCAGAGCGGAGTGGCCCTGAAGGTGGCGGCCACCGTGCTGCAGCCCATCTGCCTGGGGGACAGCCCCGTGGTCCTGCCCATCCACCTGCAGGTCGCCGGCAGCGCAGCCCCACAGATGCCAGCCACCAACGCTGCCACCCCCTACGTGATGACAACGCAGGGCCCGGTCCCGCTGCCCgtcctcctggagcagcacgTCTTCCAGCACCTGAACTCGCCCCTGGTGCTGCCGCCGGGCGCTGCCTGCCCCGCCAGCCCCCTGCACGCCGGCCTCTTCTCCGGCACCGCCACCCCCgttgggcagccccagctcctggacCCCAAGCCCTCCGGCCAGGCGCAGGAGCCCGTCCTGCCCCCGGTCTTTCAGACCCCGGGATTCGCCGCCGTCCTTCAGGACCTGTTTCCCTCACAGGGCGCCCTGGGCTCAGCCCCCTGTCAGCCGCCCCCCGACTACGCCACCCTCCCACCGCAGGCCTTCAGCTCGCCCCTGTCCCCGCTGGTGCCCCCTGCTACGCTGCTGGTGCCCTACCCCGTCATCGTGCCCCTGCCCGTCCCTATCCctatccccatccctgtccccatccctgtgccccacgGCGCCGAGGCCAAGGCGGCCCCTGACCCACCCAAGCCTCCACTTTTCACCCCCCAGTCTTGCAAGGGCACCCAGACACccctggagaaggaggagacGAAGCCCTTCGAGCTCCTCCACCCACGGGAGTTTCCCCAGCTCAGCCGTCACACTGTCATCAAGATGGGCGGTGAGAACGAGGCCTTGGACCTCTCCATGAAAGGGCCGCCCGCGCATCGGGCCAGCGaggcggtgccgccgccgccgccgccgccgccccctccGCCCGAGGACGGGGCGCTGGACCTGTCCCTCGCCTCCTGTCGCAAGCCGGGGGCGCCGCACGGGGAGGCGgccggctccggccccgccaCCACCGCCGAGGTCGGTGCCCACCCCGCCCCGGACAAGCTCCCCGGGCCAGCCGCCCCCTTCGGCCCCTGCAAGCCCCCGGAGGCGGCGGGCAAGGCGGAGGGCAGggccgcgggcggcggcgcggccgaGCTGCTGCGGCAGCCGCAGAAGTGGCTGGTGGAACAGGCGGGCAGGGCGGGCTGCGAGCCCAAGGCCGGCAACAACATCGAGATCGTCAGCACCTCGCAGACAGCCAAAGTCATCGTCTCCGTCAAGGATGCCGTGCCCACCATCTTCTGCGGCAAGATCAAGGGCCTGTCGGGGGTCTCCACCAAAAACTTTTCCTTCAAAAGGGACCTGCCCCAGGACTCGGTGCTGCAGTGCTACGATGTGAAGAGCCCGCCCGAGCCCCGGGACAGCGCCGAGGCCCTCAGGAAACCCGTTAAAAACAGGAGCGTAAAGCTAAAGAAAATGAACTCGCCGGAGATACATATTCTTCCAATCAAGAAGCAACGGCTGGCTGCCTTTTTTCCGAGAAAGTAA